Proteins encoded within one genomic window of Mustela erminea isolate mMusErm1 chromosome 21, mMusErm1.Pri, whole genome shotgun sequence:
- the SLC25A4 gene encoding ADP/ATP translocase 1 — MSDQALSFLKDFLAGGIAAAVSKTAVAPIERVKLLLQVQHASKQISAEKQYKGIIDCVVRIPKEQGFLSFWRGNLANVIRYFPTQALNFAFKDKYKQIFLGGVDRHKQFWRYFAGNLASGGAAGATSLCFVYPLDFARTRLAADVGKGASQREFSGLGDCLTKIFKSDGLKGLYQGFSVSVQGIIIYRAAYFGVYDTAKGMLPDPKNVHIIVSWMIAQSVTAVAGLVSYPFDTVRRRMMMQSGRKGADIMYTGTVDCWRKIAKDEGAKAFFKGAWSNVLRGMGGAFVLVLYDEIKKYV, encoded by the exons ATGAGCGATCAGGCGTTGAGCTTCCTGAAGGATTTCCTGGCCGGCGGCATCGCCGCTGCCGTGTCCAAGACCGCGGTCGCCCCCATCGAGAGGGTCAAACTGCTGCTGCAG gTCCAGCATGCCAGCAAACAGATCAGTGCCGAGAAGCAGTACAAAGGGATCATTGATTGTGTGGTGAGAATCCCCAAGGAGCagggctttctctccttctggagGGGTAACCTGGCCAACGTGATCCGTTACTTCCCCACCCAAGCCCTCAACTTCGCCTTCAAGGACAAGTACAAGCAGATCTTCCTGGGGGGCGTGGACCGGCATAAGCAATTCTGGCGCTACTTTGCTGGTAACCTGGCTTCCGGTGGGGCAGCTGGGGCCACCTCCCTCTGCTTTGTCTACCCGCTGGACTTTGCCAGGACCAGGTTGGCTGCCGATGTGGGCAAGGGTGCCTCCCAGCGCGAGTTCAGTGGTCTGGGTGACTGTCTCACCAAGATCTTCAAGTCTGACGGCCTGAAGGGTCTCTACCAGGGTTTCAGCGTCTCTGTCCAGGGCATCATTATCTACAGAGCGGCCTACTTTGGAGTCTATGATACTGCCAAGG GGATGTTGCCTGATCCCAAGAATGTGCACATTATTGTGAGCTGGATGATTGCCCAGAGCGTGACAGCGGTGGCAGGGCTGGTGTCCTACCCCTTTGACACAGTCCGCCGTAGGATGATGATGCAGTCTGGCCGGAAAGGGG CGGATATTATGTACACTGGGACGGTGGACTGCTGGAGGAAGATTGCAAAAGATGAAGGAGCCAAGGCTTTCTTCAAAGGTGCCTGGTCCAATGTGTTGAGAGGCATGGGCGGAGCTTTCGTATTGGTGTTGTATGATGAGATCAAAAAATACGTCTAA